In the Endozoicomonas sp. SCSIO W0465 genome, GATGATATGAATCTGCCCTGGACATCCTGCAGAACAACCTATGGAATATATAGAACAGATAGTTTTTATTATTTTGACGAGGGTCTGGAAGGAAGCCAACTCATAATTGACCATGAATATTACAAATTATCGAAAGAAACTGAAGCACTGAAAAGAAAGTTAGCAGAAGTGAAAAACAAAACCATAATTGCCACTACAGAAAGGGATTACTATAAGTCCATGGTCGAAAATGCATCAGTATTTACGTCCAACATCCTGTCCGAGATCGGCCGAAATATCTTTAATACCGATATCACCGATGATGAAAAGGCCTATTCCCTGAACGCTACTTTTTTTGAAGACTCAGACAGGACATTTAATGAATTACTGGCCAGAGGAAGCTTGATTATCGGTGAAGAACGTAGCAATGCGGAAGCATCATTTAACGCGCAGAAAAGCCCACAAAATAAAAGAAAGACCTTTCCGGACAATCAAACTCCAGAAAAAGCAAAAAATCCAAAGTTAGAATAAATCACCCACTCTAAGGGGTGGGTGACGGGTGACGATGCTAGTTCTTTAAGTAGTTCGCGGCAAGCGTCGGAAACGTAACCAAAAGAGATTTCAAGGCATTCAAAGGCGTTTATCAACCAGCAACTCTCTCACAGGCTTAAACGAACGGCGATGAACTGGAGTGGGTCCTAATTTCCTTAAGGCTTCCAGATGCATTTTTGTCGGGTAGCCTTTATGCTTGGAAATACCATACCCGGGCCACTCCTCATCCATCAACTGCATCTCCCGGTCACGGGTAACCTTGGCAATAATGGAGGCGGCAGCAATCTCAGCAACACGACTATCGCCCTTGATAATAGCTTCAGCTCGACAGGAGAGACTGGGGCATCGGTTACCATCAATATAAGCCAGTTCGGGTTTAACCGACAACCCTTTCACAGCCCGCTGCATAGCGAGCATGGTGGCATGCAGAATATTCAGTTCGTCGATTTCTGCTACCTCAGCCCTGCCTAGCGACCAGGCCAGGGCATTGTTACAGATAACATCGAACAGCGCTTCCCGCCTTTTTTCCGAAAGCTTTTTAGAATCATCCAAACCTTTAATCGGGCGAGTAGGACCCAGGACTACTGCAGCAGCAATCACCGGCCCACAAAGTGGGCCTCTACCGACTTCATCAACGCCAGCAATGATTATTCCCGGATCACTGGTTTCACGCCAGTCAAGTTGGTTTTGTTTCATCAATTCTCTATCCGCTGAAGGCTTTCAACCCGCTAAAGGCCTCCTACCTGCTAAAGGCTTCCTACCCGCTAAAGGCTCTTAGCCTGCTGAATGACCGACCTAACCGCTTCAAAGGCCAGCC is a window encoding:
- the rnhB gene encoding ribonuclease HII, encoding MKQNQLDWRETSDPGIIIAGVDEVGRGPLCGPVIAAAVVLGPTRPIKGLDDSKKLSEKRREALFDVICNNALAWSLGRAEVAEIDELNILHATMLAMQRAVKGLSVKPELAYIDGNRCPSLSCRAEAIIKGDSRVAEIAAASIIAKVTRDREMQLMDEEWPGYGISKHKGYPTKMHLEALRKLGPTPVHRRSFKPVRELLVDKRL